The segment GTGATCGTACCGGCGTAGGGATCGGGCCGGTAGTTGGCCGCCGCCAGCCGCACATAGTGTGGCTTCGGCCGCAGGTGAGCCGGAATCTCGCGCCTCAGCAGCCGGTATGCGCGCGTTTTCCAGCCTCGCACCGCTCCCTGCACGCTCCACCGCAATTCGTCCCACGCGCGAAGCGCCTTGTCGCGCACGTAGGCCCGTCGATGTCCCGGCTGGAGCATTGCCAGGCTGCCGCCGTGATGCTGAATCACGCGCCAGGTGTTCATCGCTTTACGAACGATCCCGCGCGCCCAGGGCCGATAGTGGGGATAATCCGTGTGGAAGGTGTCGAAGAGCGCCACGATTTGCGTTCGCTGGCCCGCGGCCTCCAGCTGTCTGGCCATCTCAAAGGCCACCAGGCCGCCGAGCGACGCGCCGCCGATCGCGTACGGACCCTCCGGCTGCATGAGCCGTATCTCCGCCAGGTAGTCGCAAGCCATCTCTTCCACGGATCGGTGTGGGGCGCGCTGGCCGCCCACATGGCGGGCCTGGAGTGCGTAGAACGGCTGGTCACTACCGAGACGGTTGGCCAGGTCTCGGTAAAACAGCACCTCGGCGCCGGCCGCGTGCACGCAAAAGAATGGTGGCAGAGAACCTTCAGGCTGAATTGGCACCAGTGAGGCGAAACGGCCGGCAGCCGCGCCACCATCCACAGCGGCCGCCAGCGCCTCGATCGTCGGCGCCTGAAAGAGCGTTGCCAGTGGCAACTTGACGCCGAACTGCTTCTCGATGGCTGCAAACAGGCGCACAGCCGTGAGCGAGTGGCCGCCCAGAGCGAAGAAGTCGTCGGTTCTGGCCACCGCCGGCACTCCGAGCAGACGCTCCCATATCCTGCCGATGGCCAACTCGGTGTCGGAAGCGACGCGTGGCAGATGGTCGATCTGCGCGACTTCTGCCGGAGGCGCATCCGGCAGCGCTTTGCGGTTTACCTTGCCGCTGGCGTTCAGCGGCAGGGTCTCTACCGTCACAAACACTGCCGGCGCCATGTAGGCCGGCAGGAACTGCAGCAGGTGCGCCCGCAGCCGTTCCGGCTGCAGAGCTTCGCCCGAAGATACTACCCACGCAACAAGACGGTCGTCGCCGGCGGAGTCCTTCCGGATGCCCGCTGCGCAAGCTCGCACGCTGGGGTGCTGGACCAGCACGCTTTCTACCTCTCCCAACTCCAATCGGAAGCCGTGCAGCTTTACCTGGTCGTCGGTTCGGCCGGCAAACTCCAGCGTGCCGTCTGCGCGCCAGCGAGCAAGATCGCCGCTCCGGTATGCCGGCGCGTCGCCGGATGCCCATCGGTTGGCCACAAAGCGTTCCGCCGTCTGTTCGGGCCGCGCCAGATACCCATCCGCGATACCCGCGCCACCCAAACAGAGCTCTCCTACACATCCCGCCGGCATCAACTCACCTTGCTGATCCAGAACCATCAACCGGCTTCCGGGTAGTGGCGTTCCCATGCTCACCACACGGTCCCGGGCATCGGCCGCCGTAATGTGGTGCGCCGAGACCCAAACGGTTGCTTCTGTGGGCCCATAGAGATTCCACACCTCCGCGCCCCATGCCAGCAGCGCGGGGACTAATTCGCCCGGAAGCGCCTCGCCGCCAACGCCTACGAATCGGAGTGAACCCGCCGCCATACGCTGCGGCGGCACAGAATCGGCCAACAGCCGGGCTGCGGATGGCGTGAGGTGCATCACGGTCACGCGCTCCTGCTCTACCAGGCGCGCTGTGGCGTCACCATCCAGGGCCAACCCGCGCGGCGCAAGAACCAGCCGTGCCCCACACGCCAGAGGGTGCCAGATTTCCCAAACCGAGAGATCGAAGGCTGCGCTATGCAGACAGCTCCAGACGTCGTCGCCGGTGAATCCGAAGTGAGCGCGCGTGCTGTGGATGCGCCACGCAAGGCTGCGTTGTGAAATCGATACGCCTTTGGGACGGCCGGTGGTGCCGGACGTGAAGATCGCGTACGCGGGTCCCCGGTCGGAAACCCGCACCGAGGCCATTACCCGGTCCGGCATGGCGTCGGCCGTCACCGGCGTTATCACCGGCGCGGGCGCGTCCGCCAACCAGCCGGCGGTCTCAGCGATGATCGCCGCGGGGCATGCGTCGGCGCAAATCTCGTGGATCCGCGCCGGAGGCGTATCGGCTTCCACGGGAACCCACGCAGCGCCCACCTTCCAAACGCCAAGCATCGCCGCAATCAGATCGGCATTTCTCGGCAGGCTCACCAGAACATGCGTACCCGGCCTTACGCCGGCGGCGAGCAGTGCGGCGGCGAACCGGCAGGCACGCCTGTTGAGGTCGCCGTAGGTCCACGTTCGTCCCTCAGCCGTCAGAGCCGGGCGGTTGGGCTGGCCGTCGGCGGTTCGGTCAAAGCTATCCAGCACGGTCGGGTATTCGCCACCGGTGGTTACTCCGGCGCCGGCATCCATCATCCAGCCGATTTCATCATCGGCCAGCATCGGCAGGCCGTTGAGGGAAGCGCCGGGAACGCACAGCGCAGCCTCCAGCAGGCGCAGGTAGTGGTCGAGCAGCCGCTGGATGCTGGCCTCCATGAAGAGTGCGGTGCTGTACTCGCACGATACGCTCCAGCCCTTGCTGTCCTTCGCCAGCTGAACGGTGACATCCAGCTTCGCCGAACCATTGTGCAGCTCGTGAAACTCTGCTTCAATACCGCCCCAGTTCTCCGAAGAAGTGGGCAGCTCAATGGTCTGGAACATAACCGTGAATAGCGGCGACCGGCTGGCGTCGCGCGGCAGCGGAAGCGCGGCCACCAATTCCTCCAGCGGAACATCCTGCCGCTCCACGGCAAATCGCAGCGCCGCGTGCACCTTTCCAACCAGTCCGCGAAAGTCCATCGTGGCAGGTACATCCACGCTCACGGGCAAGGTGTTGGTCACATAGCCAAAGGCGGTATCGGCGCCGGGCATATCGCGGTTGGCAAGCGGCGTACCGATCGTAAGCGCATCACGATCGAGGCAGCGGCGCATCACGGCGAACATTGCGGCCATACCGGCGATGTATGGTGTTACGCCCTGTTCCCGGCAGAACCGCTCCAGTTGATCGCCGACGGCGGGCTCGAGCGCCTGCCGCAGCACGGCGCCTTCGTAGCGGAATGTGGCCGGCCTCGCGAAGTCGGCCGGCATGTCGCACGGTTCCAGTCGATCCTCGAGTTGCCGCCGCCACTCCGCCATGGTCCGGTTTTGACGAGCCGGGTCCGTGTGACGTTGGCTGGCGGTTACCCACTGCGAAAACGGCCGCGCCGCCTCCAGCTCCGGCGTCTCGCCTGCCGTGGTCAAACTGTAGAGTTCGCCGAGGTCATGCCAGAGCATTCCAAAAGCATGGGCATCCAGAACCAGGTGGTGCGCGCAGAGAACAAGCCGGTGCTCGTCAGGTGTCAGGCGGATGAGGCGCCACCGGACGAGTGGACCGGATTCGAGCTCAAACGGCGTCGCTGCCACTTCCGCCACGATCCGATTACACTCGTTGTCACGCGCCGCAGAATCCAGGTGTGAGAGGTCATCCACCGGCAAGCCGAGCATGGCAATTCCATCGGGAACGAGCCGGGGCTCTCCGTCTACCGCAAGAACGCAGCTCCGCAGCATCTCATGCCTGCGGCGCAGGCCGTTGAGCGCCTCCTCCAGCGCCGCGACTTCCAACGGACCGCTCAGCCGGATATCCAGCGGCTGGAGGTATGCGCCACCGTCCGGCGCAACCTGCTCGATAAACCAGGCCCGTCGTTGTGCGGGCGTAAGGGGAAACGCTGGAAGCTCCTCCATCTCCACCGGGGCTGTGAAGGTGGCATCCGGCAGTGCGTCGATGGCCGCCGCCAGATCGCGCAGCCGCGATTGCGTGTAGATGAGGTGCGCGGGAATCGGTTTATTCAGCCGCTGCCTCAGCTCCGCCGTAGCCCGGATCGCCAGCAGCGATGTGCCGCCCGCGGCAAAGAACTCCCCCACCCCTGCGGATGATCCCAACACACGGTTCCAAACGGCCGTGACGGTCGCTTCCGTCGCGGTTTGCGGTGGCGCCGCGGATGATGGCTGCCGGAGCGCGACGATCCGGCTGCCGGCGTACTCGCCCGCCTGGTACCGCTGTACCAGCGTAGAGCGTGAGATTTTGCCGACTGAAGTCTTTGGGAACGCATCTGTGGACAGAGCAACCAGATCTGTGACGCGTGCACCGGTCCGTCGCGGAACCTCGGTGCGGATTGAGGCGGCCACGGCGTCCGGATCGGCTCCGGCATCGTGCGCAAAGAAGACGGCGAGTTCGTCGGTCTGGCTTTCCAGGTTCCTTACGGCACACGCAGCGGCAAAGGAGGGCAGAACACCGGCTACAGCCTCAACAGCCGATTCTATTTCGTGGCTGTAGTAGTTGAGACCGTTGATAATAATGACGTCCTTCTCCCGGCCGGTAATGGTGAGGCGTCCGGACGTGACTCGCGCGAGGTCTCCCGTGCGAAGCCAGCCGTCCAAAGTGAACGCCTCGGCATTCAGCGCGTCCGCCCGAAAGTAACCGGGCGTCACGCACGCGCCGCTTACAAGAAGGCGGCCCTCAACCCCTTCAGCGGCATCAACACCGTGCGCGTCCTGGATGCGAAAGGCGATACACGGCAGTGGCGCGCCTACCTCTACAAACGGGTCATCATCGCGGGTGGTATCCAGCCGGAACCGCTCAGAATAGGCGGCCGCGGCGCCGGTCTCAGACATGCCCCACGTGGGTACCATTGCCGACTCGGCGAGTCGACATGGCGCCAGCAGTTCCAGAAACCTCCGCGCGGTGCGGGTCACAATCGGCTCGGCGCCATTGACGATCGTGCGCAGGCGACTCAGGTCCCAGTCGCGCCGTTCCGTATCGGCCAGCGCGTCGTTGACAAGTGCGAAGGCAAAGTTGGGCGCCCAGGTGTAGGCGGCGCCGTATTCATGCAGCCAGTCCAGCCAGCGGAGTGGCTGCTCAACGATCAGCTCTTTGGGGGCGTGAACCTGGCGGCAGCCGAGCAGGACGTCGCGCAGATGACACATCGAAAGGCCACCAACGTGGGATAACGGCAGCCAGTTAAGGGTGGTGTCTCCCGGACCCAGCCCGCAGACTTCGGCTTCGGCTGTGGCATGGGCCAGAATGTTCCGGTGCGTGAGTTGAACGCCTTTGGGCATGCCGGTGCTTCCCGATGTAAGCAGCAGCAGCGCCGTGGAGTCCGCGGAGACATCCGCGTGGTCGGTATCGCCGGTGCAGCCGGCAACCTCGCTCCGTGTCAGCCGTTGCGGCAGATCGCGGGTCCCGGCGATCTCGGCGGCGATCCTCACAGATGCAGCGATCAAGCCGGGGTCGGCAGCGCGGCATGCTGCCGTCAGGCGAGAAAGCCCCGCGGCTTCTTTCTCATAGCTGCCCTCTGTAGGCGCCGGAACGGGAACAAAGCCGCCGAGAAGGCAGCCCCACAGAGCCGGCAAGAACTCGGCGGCCTCCTCAATCTGAAGCACCACCCGATCGCCCATCTGTAAACCGGCGCGCCGCAGGGCGCCCAGCCACTGCTCCGCCTGCTGTAACAGAAGGCTGTACGCCGTTTCATGCGGGATGCCATCGGAATCGATGCAGACGACTCCACGGGACGTTGCCGGGTGCGCTGCCTCACGCAGCGCCTGTGGCAGAGATGCCACCGTGGCGCGCTGCTCTATGAACCGCTTTAGCTCTTCGCGGGCTTCGTGTCCGCGAGATCGCTCCTGGGCGCCCACTTGTGCCGGGATGACGTGCGAACGCGGACGGCGGCGCGCCGCCGGGGCCGACTTGATGCGGCTCGGCTCGGTAGGTCGAATGGGCATAGACGGGTACTGCGGCGCGGAAAAGGCGAGGCTGCAGAAGCGGACTGCGGGGTCGAGCAGCGGTTTCCGCAGGCAAAGGGAGGCTTGATGCTACATGGCTTGTGCCCATGTCGGCGTGATGCGTGCAACGCAGGCAAGGCGGGGCACGCAGGGTTGGGGTCCGTGCGCGGCGAGGCAGGGTCGGGCTAGGGCAGCAGCTGCTGGTCGGCCGGCTCCGGAACGGTGTGGATACGTACAAGCCCGGATGCTCTGGTGGTGGGGCGGAAGTAGCCAAACGTAAGTCCTACACCCGCACCGGCGCCGGCAACTGCCGATTCGAGGTCGAGCGGTTCATCCAGAATGCGGCCATCCACGGAGAGCAGGATATCTCCAGGCTCAACACCGGCCAAAGCGGCCGGGCTGCCGGGCAGAACTTCGGCAATACGGATTCCACGCGCCCGTTTCAAACCATAGGAGGTCATCGCGGCGGCATCCAGCCGCTCCATGCGGATTCCGATCCACGCGACGGCGCCCGCGCCTTTCACGTTTGGATGCGCGATCAGCAGGCGCGCAACACGCCGCACCGTATTCACGGGGATGGCGAAACCCAGACCGATGCTGCCGCCATCCGGACCGGAACTGAGGATCGCCGTGTTGATGCCCACCAGTTGGCCGTCGATGTTCGCCAGCGCACCGCCCGAGTTGCCCCGGTTGATCGGCGCGTCGGTCTGAATCGCTCCATCCAGCGCACCGGACTCGCTCACCTGCAAGTGGCGCCGGTGCAGCGCGGAGATCACACCCACTGTGGTGGTTGAGCCGAGACCGAGCGGATTGCCAACGGCAATCGACCAGTCGCCGACTTCAAGGCGACTTGAATCTCCCAATACGGCGGTTGGCAGGCGCACCGCCGATACCTTCAGTACAGCCAGGTCGTCCGCCGGAT is part of the Armatimonadota bacterium genome and harbors:
- a CDS encoding amino acid adenylation domain-containing protein, with product MPIRPTEPSRIKSAPAARRRPRSHVIPAQVGAQERSRGHEAREELKRFIEQRATVASLPQALREAAHPATSRGVVCIDSDGIPHETAYSLLLQQAEQWLGALRRAGLQMGDRVVLQIEEAAEFLPALWGCLLGGFVPVPAPTEGSYEKEAAGLSRLTAACRAADPGLIAASVRIAAEIAGTRDLPQRLTRSEVAGCTGDTDHADVSADSTALLLLTSGSTGMPKGVQLTHRNILAHATAEAEVCGLGPGDTTLNWLPLSHVGGLSMCHLRDVLLGCRQVHAPKELIVEQPLRWLDWLHEYGAAYTWAPNFAFALVNDALADTERRDWDLSRLRTIVNGAEPIVTRTARRFLELLAPCRLAESAMVPTWGMSETGAAAAYSERFRLDTTRDDDPFVEVGAPLPCIAFRIQDAHGVDAAEGVEGRLLVSGACVTPGYFRADALNAEAFTLDGWLRTGDLARVTSGRLTITGREKDVIIINGLNYYSHEIESAVEAVAGVLPSFAAACAVRNLESQTDELAVFFAHDAGADPDAVAASIRTEVPRRTGARVTDLVALSTDAFPKTSVGKISRSTLVQRYQAGEYAGSRIVALRQPSSAAPPQTATEATVTAVWNRVLGSSAGVGEFFAAGGTSLLAIRATAELRQRLNKPIPAHLIYTQSRLRDLAAAIDALPDATFTAPVEMEELPAFPLTPAQRRAWFIEQVAPDGGAYLQPLDIRLSGPLEVAALEEALNGLRRRHEMLRSCVLAVDGEPRLVPDGIAMLGLPVDDLSHLDSAARDNECNRIVAEVAATPFELESGPLVRWRLIRLTPDEHRLVLCAHHLVLDAHAFGMLWHDLGELYSLTTAGETPELEAARPFSQWVTASQRHTDPARQNRTMAEWRRQLEDRLEPCDMPADFARPATFRYEGAVLRQALEPAVGDQLERFCREQGVTPYIAGMAAMFAVMRRCLDRDALTIGTPLANRDMPGADTAFGYVTNTLPVSVDVPATMDFRGLVGKVHAALRFAVERQDVPLEELVAALPLPRDASRSPLFTVMFQTIELPTSSENWGGIEAEFHELHNGSAKLDVTVQLAKDSKGWSVSCEYSTALFMEASIQRLLDHYLRLLEAALCVPGASLNGLPMLADDEIGWMMDAGAGVTTGGEYPTVLDSFDRTADGQPNRPALTAEGRTWTYGDLNRRACRFAAALLAAGVRPGTHVLVSLPRNADLIAAMLGVWKVGAAWVPVEADTPPARIHEICADACPAAIIAETAGWLADAPAPVITPVTADAMPDRVMASVRVSDRGPAYAIFTSGTTGRPKGVSISQRSLAWRIHSTRAHFGFTGDDVWSCLHSAAFDLSVWEIWHPLACGARLVLAPRGLALDGDATARLVEQERVTVMHLTPSAARLLADSVPPQRMAAGSLRFVGVGGEALPGELVPALLAWGAEVWNLYGPTEATVWVSAHHITAADARDRVVSMGTPLPGSRLMVLDQQGELMPAGCVGELCLGGAGIADGYLARPEQTAERFVANRWASGDAPAYRSGDLARWRADGTLEFAGRTDDQVKLHGFRLELGEVESVLVQHPSVRACAAGIRKDSAGDDRLVAWVVSSGEALQPERLRAHLLQFLPAYMAPAVFVTVETLPLNASGKVNRKALPDAPPAEVAQIDHLPRVASDTELAIGRIWERLLGVPAVARTDDFFALGGHSLTAVRLFAAIEKQFGVKLPLATLFQAPTIEALAAAVDGGAAAGRFASLVPIQPEGSLPPFFCVHAAGAEVLFYRDLANRLGSDQPFYALQARHVGGQRAPHRSVEEMACDYLAEIRLMQPEGPYAIGGASLGGLVAFEMARQLEAAGQRTQIVALFDTFHTDYPHYRPWARGIVRKAMNTWRVIQHHGGSLAMLQPGHRRAYVRDKALRAWDELRWSVQGAVRGWKTRAYRLLRREIPAHLRPKPHYVRLAAANYRPDPYAGTITIFRAKHQPLGVYRDDTLGWRGLALGGIEIVDVPGFHAAIVAEPRVRVLAEELKRRLQPREERRTEAAVDLPEPQVARAVSARA
- a CDS encoding trypsin-like peptidase domain-containing protein encodes the protein MTGESMPPETKNGPTVPALPIEPPVRPLWRRAAVPLSAFVLGIVTAFVALSMWRSAQEPKSASQRAALAILDRPAPPSGDTVSPFVGAVRRIEPAVVNIDTISLPGEPTSQHDGFDGAIRGKGSGVILTPDGYIITNDHVIDGATSIRVTLSDGTHYAARPVGRDPADDLAVLKVSAVRLPTAVLGDSSRLEVGDWSIAVGNPLGLGSTTTVGVISALHRRHLQVSESGALDGAIQTDAPINRGNSGGALANIDGQLVGINTAILSSGPDGGSIGLGFAIPVNTVRRVARLLIAHPNVKGAGAVAWIGIRMERLDAAAMTSYGLKRARGIRIAEVLPGSPAALAGVEPGDILLSVDGRILDEPLDLESAVAGAGAGVGLTFGYFRPTTRASGLVRIHTVPEPADQQLLP